In Rattus norvegicus strain BN/NHsdMcwi chromosome 3, GRCr8, whole genome shotgun sequence, a genomic segment contains:
- the Pax1 gene encoding paired box protein Pax-1 isoform X1, translating to MTPLPFRKQVRKATKSDNEDWLLAQLGLGCFPVRRISPNRMKFTLGLGSRAWRVSWERAAAAAAAVPGAGGALGSGSLRVSSRRGPRLARALPLCLSGGGGARALPDCAGPSPRRSGARQLAGPRAMEQTYGEVNQLGGVFVNGRPLPNAIRLRIVELAQLGIRPCDISRQLRVSHGCVSKILARYNETGSILPGAIGGSKPRVTTPNVVKHIRDYKQGDPGIFAWEIRDRLLADGVCDKYNVPSVSSISRILRNKIGSLAQPGPYEASKQPPPQPALPYNHIYQYPYPSPVSPTGTKMGSHPGVPGSAGHVSIPRSWPSAHSVSNILGIRTFMEQTGALAGSEGAAYSPKVEDWASVNRAAFSTSSAVNGLEKPALEADIKYTQSASSLSAVGGFLPACAYPASNQHGVYSAPAAGYLSPGPPWPPAQAPPLAPHGAGVAVHGGELAAAMTFKHPSREGTDRKPPSPGGKATDALGSLHGLSIPASTS from the exons ATGACTCCCCTACCGTTTCGGAAGCAGGTTAGGAAGGCCACAAAAAGCGACAACGAAGATTGGCTTCTGGCTCAGCTAGGTTTAGGATG CTTCCCGGTCAGACGAATTTCTCCCAATCGGATGAAGTTCACCTTGGGCCTGGGGTCGCGGGCCTGGAGAGTGTCCTGGGAACGGGCGGCGGCGGCTGCGGCAGCGGTCCCTGGGGCGGGCGGCGCGCTGGGCAGCGGCTCACTGCGCGTCTCCAGCCGCCGCGGCCCTCGGCTCGCGCGCGCCCTCCCTCTATGCCTCTCCGGCGGTGGCGGCGCCCGAGCTCTCCCGGACTGTGCCGGGCCCAGCCCCCGCCGCTCCGGCGCCAGGCAGCTGGCCGGCCCGCGCGCGATGG AGCAGACGTACGGCGAAGTGAACCAGCTTGGTGGTGTGTTCGTCAACGGCCGTCCCCTGCCCAATGCCATCCGCCTGCGCATCGTGGAATTAGCACAGCTGGGTATCCGACCCTGTGACATCAGTAGGCAACTGCGGGTCTCTCATGGCTGTGTGAGCAAAATCCTGGCGCGCTACAACGAGACCGGTTCCATCCTGCCCGGGGCCATTGGGGGCAGCAAACCTCGAGTTACCACCCCCAATGTAGTGAAGCACATCCGGGACTACAAGCAGGGCGATCCTGGCATCTTTGCCTGGGAGATTCGTGACCGGCTACTGGCTGACGGCGTCTGTGACAAGTACAACGTGCCTTCCGTGAGCTCTATTAGTCGCATCCTGCGAAATAAGATTGGCAGCCTGGCACAGCCAGGGCCATACGAAGCAAGTAAACAGCCGCCGCCGCAGCCCGCGCTGCCCTACAATCATATCTACCAGTACCCGTACCCCAGCCCAGTGTCACCCACGGGCACTAAGATGGGCAGTCATCCCGGGGTTCCCGGCTCAGCGGGCCACGTCAGTATCCCGCGTTCATGGCCCTCCGCACATTCAGTCAGCAACATTCTGGGCATCCGGACATTTATGGAGCAAACAG GGGCCCTGGCCGGGAGCGAAGGCGCTGCCTACTCCCCCAAGGTGGAAGACTGGGCGAGTGTGAATCGTGCCGCCTTCTCCACCTCGTCAGCAGTGAATGGACTCGAGAAACCTGCCTTGGAGGCAGACATTAAATATACCCAG TCGGCTTCCAGCCTCTCCGCAGTGGGCggcttccttcctgcctgcgCCTACCCGGCTTCCAACCAGCACGGAGTATACAGCGCTCCAGCAGCCGGCTACCTATCCCCCGGCCCGCCCTGGCCACCAGCCCAGGCACCCCCGCTGGCGCCCCACGGAGCTGGTGTGGCGGTGCACGGCGGGGAGCTTGCCGCGGCAATGACCTTCAAACACCCCAGCCGAGAAG GGACCGACAGGAAGCCCCCTAGCCCGGGAGGCAAGGCCACGGACGCACTCGGTAGCTTACACGGACTTTCCATCCCGGCTTCGACCTCCTAG
- the Pax1 gene encoding paired box protein Pax-1, whose amino-acid sequence MKFTLGLGSRAWRVSWERAAAAAAAVPGAGGALGSGSLRVSSRRGPRLARALPLCLSGGGGARALPDCAGPSPRRSGARQLAGPRAMEQTYGEVNQLGGVFVNGRPLPNAIRLRIVELAQLGIRPCDISRQLRVSHGCVSKILARYNETGSILPGAIGGSKPRVTTPNVVKHIRDYKQGDPGIFAWEIRDRLLADGVCDKYNVPSVSSISRILRNKIGSLAQPGPYEASKQPPPQPALPYNHIYQYPYPSPVSPTGTKMGSHPGVPGSAGHVSIPRSWPSAHSVSNILGIRTFMEQTGALAGSEGAAYSPKVEDWASVNRAAFSTSSAVNGLEKPALEADIKYTQSASSLSAVGGFLPACAYPASNQHGVYSAPAAGYLSPGPPWPPAQAPPLAPHGAGVAVHGGELAAAMTFKHPSREGTDRKPPSPGGKATDALGSLHGLSIPASTS is encoded by the exons ATGAAGTTCACCTTGGGCCTGGGGTCGCGGGCCTGGAGAGTGTCCTGGGAACGGGCGGCGGCGGCTGCGGCAGCGGTCCCTGGGGCGGGCGGCGCGCTGGGCAGCGGCTCACTGCGCGTCTCCAGCCGCCGCGGCCCTCGGCTCGCGCGCGCCCTCCCTCTATGCCTCTCCGGCGGTGGCGGCGCCCGAGCTCTCCCGGACTGTGCCGGGCCCAGCCCCCGCCGCTCCGGCGCCAGGCAGCTGGCCGGCCCGCGCGCGATGG AGCAGACGTACGGCGAAGTGAACCAGCTTGGTGGTGTGTTCGTCAACGGCCGTCCCCTGCCCAATGCCATCCGCCTGCGCATCGTGGAATTAGCACAGCTGGGTATCCGACCCTGTGACATCAGTAGGCAACTGCGGGTCTCTCATGGCTGTGTGAGCAAAATCCTGGCGCGCTACAACGAGACCGGTTCCATCCTGCCCGGGGCCATTGGGGGCAGCAAACCTCGAGTTACCACCCCCAATGTAGTGAAGCACATCCGGGACTACAAGCAGGGCGATCCTGGCATCTTTGCCTGGGAGATTCGTGACCGGCTACTGGCTGACGGCGTCTGTGACAAGTACAACGTGCCTTCCGTGAGCTCTATTAGTCGCATCCTGCGAAATAAGATTGGCAGCCTGGCACAGCCAGGGCCATACGAAGCAAGTAAACAGCCGCCGCCGCAGCCCGCGCTGCCCTACAATCATATCTACCAGTACCCGTACCCCAGCCCAGTGTCACCCACGGGCACTAAGATGGGCAGTCATCCCGGGGTTCCCGGCTCAGCGGGCCACGTCAGTATCCCGCGTTCATGGCCCTCCGCACATTCAGTCAGCAACATTCTGGGCATCCGGACATTTATGGAGCAAACAG GGGCCCTGGCCGGGAGCGAAGGCGCTGCCTACTCCCCCAAGGTGGAAGACTGGGCGAGTGTGAATCGTGCCGCCTTCTCCACCTCGTCAGCAGTGAATGGACTCGAGAAACCTGCCTTGGAGGCAGACATTAAATATACCCAG TCGGCTTCCAGCCTCTCCGCAGTGGGCggcttccttcctgcctgcgCCTACCCGGCTTCCAACCAGCACGGAGTATACAGCGCTCCAGCAGCCGGCTACCTATCCCCCGGCCCGCCCTGGCCACCAGCCCAGGCACCCCCGCTGGCGCCCCACGGAGCTGGTGTGGCGGTGCACGGCGGGGAGCTTGCCGCGGCAATGACCTTCAAACACCCCAGCCGAGAAG GGACCGACAGGAAGCCCCCTAGCCCGGGAGGCAAGGCCACGGACGCACTCGGTAGCTTACACGGACTTTCCATCCCGGCTTCGACCTCCTAG